From Tripterygium wilfordii isolate XIE 37 chromosome 13, ASM1340144v1, whole genome shotgun sequence, the proteins below share one genomic window:
- the LOC120012635 gene encoding cation/H(+) antiporter 15-like — translation MVIKQAKIEAEKVKEMGIRDTRKLAETIMVIGNRTIVCQDKGSMWSLSLWHSSNPLQAAIPLLLVQVSLISTVSKLIEFCLKPLGQSTIVSQILGGMVFGPSMLGHQKTIASTLFPLRGTLVIETFATFGIIFFIFSVGVKMEPVTLLRSQPQALVLGLSVFFFTLILPVALATILRNNVPMQTSFADSITLIAGMQSFTSLPVVACLLNELKLINTEIGRLALCASIYCDILGILVSAVVLSITQTKSNNSYPSYLPLLSVIVLTLVIIFIVRPLILRFIHQLPIEKPINEAYIVNFFVLVLVATFVSEFIGQHFVFGPLVLGMIVPDGPPLGTSLTMKIDTFVSGLLYPTYLAVSGLNTNVFLIKFESVWIVGSIIVFSFFVKLGSAMVPATFFCNLPAREALTLGLILNARGIIDIMTFNVLKQGKMLGDEEFSLAVISVIFISATIMPLIKLLYNPWHQYHKIRQNTIQHAKYNSDFRILVCIHHHDNIPTIINLLEVSHASEESHVITIALVLVELAGRTTPLLVSHRAQTRTFESTSSTTGQIVNALRRYEQYNQGCAMVESFTSISSYATMHGDICRLALDKRANIVIMPFHKQWAIDGSVGSIHRPIQNLNINVLNKAPCTVGILIDRGIVTGSTSVIASKRVFNVGVLFFGGADDAEALAYAARMVNHECVRLLVTRYILFGSENSRERKRDTETIDEYLKANAGNERFKYEEQVLRDGVGVAQSIKAMSDCYDLMLVGKYHPESPLFTGLDEWSECLELGIIGDLLASSDFESKASVIVVQQQRLGGPLINRTSQQAAVNDRSERPAKKSQVHDVSFEDNSVKAAHQKPMHHSDDSWSIAINAKNRL, via the exons ATGGTGATTAAG CAAGCAAAGATTGAAGCAGAGAAAGTTAAAGAAATGGGGATCAGAGATACAAGAAAGCTAGCAGAAACAATAATGGTTATAGGTAACAGGACGATTGTATGCCAAGACAAAGGCAGTATGTGGTCACTGAGTTTATGGCATTCCTCAAACCCTCTCCAGGCAGccattcctcttcttcttgtGCAGGTCTCCTTGATCTCCACCGTCTCCAAACTTATTGAGTTTTGCCTCAAGCCTCTTGGACAGTCCACCATTGTCTCCCAGATTCTT GGTGGTATGGTATTTGGTCCATCAATGCTAGGGCATCAAAAGACAATAGCAAGTACCTTGTTCCCACTGAGAGGTACGTTGGTGATCGAAACATTTGCGACATTCggcatcatcttcttcatcttctccgtAGGTGTTAAGATGGAACCTGTTACGCTCCTGCGTTCGCAGCCACAAGCTTTGGTATTAGGCCTTTCAGTCTTCTTCTTCACCCTAATACTACCTGTTGCTCTAGCCACCATATTAAGAAATAACGTCCCCATGCAAACTAGCTTCGCAGACTCCATAACCCTAATAGCCGGAATGCAGTCCTTCACTAGTTTACCAGTCGTTGCATGCCTTCTGAATGAACTCAAGCTCATCAACACTGAAATCGGTCGCCTTGCGCTCTGTGCCTCAATCTACTGTGACATATTGGGGATTTTGGTTTCAGCGGTTGTGTTATCAATAACACAAACCAAGTCAAACAACTCATATCCATCATACCTACCGCTTCTATCAGTAATTGTACTAACACTTGTTATTATATTCATAGTCAGGCCACTGATTCTAAGGTTCATACACCAACTTCCCATTGAGAAACCAATAAATGAAGCTTATATCGTCAACTTCTTCGTTCTGGTTCTTGTAGCTACGTTCGTTAGTGAGTTCATAGGGCAACATTTTGTGTTTGGGCCGTTGGTTTTGGGGATGATTGTGCCTGATGGTCCTCCATTAGGAACCTCATTGACAATGAAAATTGACACTTTTGTTTCTGGGTTGCTTTACCCAACTTACCTAGCAGTGAGTGGACTGAACACCAATGTCTTTCTCATCAAATTTGAGTCAGTTTGGATAGTGGGTTCCATTATTGTGTTCTCTTTCTTTGTCAAGCTTGGGTCTGCAATGGTTCCTGCCACTTTCTTTTGTAATCTGCCTGCAAGAGAAGCTCTTACACTCGGACTTATACTCAATGCAAGAGGCATCATTGATATTATGACCTTCAACGTCCTGAAACAGGGCAAG ATGCTAGGAGATGAAGAGTTTTCGCTGGCAGTGATATCAGTGATATTCATATCAGCAACTATAATGCCATTGATAAAACTTCTCTACAATCCATGGCATCAATACCACAAAATCAGGCAAAACACAATCCAACATGCCAAGTACAACTCCGACTTCAGAATCCTCGTCTGCATCCATCACCACGACAACATTCCCACCATCATTAACCTCCTCGAAGTCTCTCATGCTTCGGAGGAATCCCATGTCATAACCATCGCTCTCGTCCTCGTCGAATTGGCCGGCAGAACTACTCCTTTACTTGTATCTCACAGGGCGCAAACACGAACATTCGAGTCCACTTCCTCCACAACAGGTCAGATTGTGAATGCTCTCAGACGCTACGAGCAGTACAATCAAGGATGTGCAATGGTGGAGTCTTTCACAAGCATATCTTCTTATGCTACGATGCATGGAGACATATGTCGACTGGCTTTGGACAAGAGAGCCAACATAGTCATCATGCCTTTTCACAAACAGTGGGCGATCGATGGCTCTGTTGGTTCGATTCATCGACCTATACAGAATTTGAACATCAATGTCCTCAACAAGGCTCCATGCACCGTCGGAATCCTAATCGATCGAGGAATCGTAACGGGATCAACATCAGTTATTGCCAGTAAAAGGGTATTCAATGTCGGAGTTCTGTTCTTCGGAGGAGCAGACGACGCAGAGGCCTTAGCATACGCAGCTCGAATGGTGAATCACGAATGCGTACGCCTCTTAGTCACCAGGTACATTCTATTCGGAAGCGAAAATTCAAGAGAAAGAAAGCGAGACACCGAGACAATCGACGAGTACCTGAAAGCCAACGCTGGGAACGAGAGGTTCAAGTACGAGGAACAAGTGCTGAGAGACGGCGTAGGAGTGGCGCAGTCGATTAAAGCAATGTCGGATTGTTACGATTTGATGTTAGTAGGGAAGTACCATCCGGAATCTCCTCTGTTTACGGGGCTGGATGAGTGGAGCGAGTGTCTGGAATTGGGGATCATCGGCGATTTACTGGCGTCGTCGGATTTTGAGAGCAAGGCGTCGGTGATTGTCGTGCAGCAGCAGAGATTAGGAGGTCCGTTGATCAATCGGACATCACAACAGGCGGCGGTCAATGATCGTTCGGAACGACCGGCGAAGAAGTCGCAGGTCCATGATGTTTCGTTTGAAGACAACTCGGTGAAGGCTGCGCATCAAAAGCCGATGCACCATTCAGATGATTcgtggtctattgccatcaatGCTAAAAATCGACTTTAG
- the LOC120013578 gene encoding arogenate dehydrogenase 1, chloroplastic-like, which yields MSGSNASSLSFTALKIGIIGFGSFAQFLSKTMIKQGHIVRATSRTDYSQLCDHLGISFFRDTEEFLEADNDVILICTSILSLSKVLESMPLHRLKQPTLFVDVLSVKEYPRDVLLKVLPEESDILCTHPMFGPESGKEGWKDLAFVYERVRIRNEATCSSFLQIFRSEGCKMLEMTCEEHDKMAARSQFVTHTIGRVLSETDIGSTSINTMGFEALLKVKEDTVKDSFDLFSGLYIYNRFAKQELNNLELAFQEVRKKLMEQIN from the exons ATGTCTGGTTCAAATGCTTCCTCTCTGTCATTTACAGCTCTGAAAATTGGTATAATAGGGTTCGGCTCTTTCGCACAGTTCCTATCAAAAACCATGATCAAACAGGGCCATATTGTAAGAGCAACTTCACGAACAGATTACTCTCAACTTTGTGACCATCTGGGCATCTCCTTCTTCAG GGATACAGAGGAATTCCTTGAAGCTGACAACGATGTCATATTGATCTGCACATCAATCCTATCTCTATCAAAGGTGCTCGAGTCGATGCCACTCCATCGCCTAAAGCAGCCAACCCTTTTCGTCGATGTGCTCTCGGTCAAAGAATACCCAAGAGATGTTCTAttgaaa GTATTGCCAGAGGAATCAGATATACTTTGCACTCACCCTATGTTCGGGCCAGAGAGTGGGAAAGAAGGGTGGAAAGACCTAGCTTTTGTATACGAGAGAGTTCGAATAAGGAATGAAGCTACATGCTCAAGctttctccaaatcttcagaaGTGAG GGTTGCAAAATGCTGGAAATGACTTGTGAAGAACATGACAAAATGGCTGCTAGGAGTCAATTTGTCACTCATACCATTGGCAG GGTTTTGTCAGAAACAGACATTGGGTCCACATCTATCAACACAATGGGCTTTGAAGCACTTCTTAAAGTG AAAGAAGACACTGTGAAAGATAGTTTTGATCTTTTTAGTGGTCTATACATTTACAATAGGTTTGCCAAACAAGAG CTAAATAACCTAGAACTTGCCTTCCAAGAAGTTAGAAAGAAGCTGATGGAGCAGATAAATTAA